The nucleotide sequence AGAACCAATTCTTCGCCGCCACAAATGCCTTTCGCCTTTTATCTTTTCAATATCTCCAAAATAAGGATTGGATGGTAAATCTTCAATGATACCTAAAATCTTCTTGGCATGATCCTTGGGAAACTTCGACAAATCTTTATAAACATCGGGGTCAATTTTTAACACCCAACTTCCTTTTGAGTCCATAAATAGTCAGATATT is from bacterium and encodes:
- a CDS encoding type II toxin-antitoxin system RelE/ParE family toxin, producing MDSKGSWVLKIDPDVYKDLSKFPKDHAKKILGIIEDLPSNPYFGDIEKIKGERHLWRRRIGSYRIFYDLYPDKNLIHVFWVERRTSKTY